The Streptomyces sp. NBC_00454 DNA segment GCTACCGCTTCGCGCACGAGGAACTCTCCGACTGGCTGCAATCCGGCCACCTGGACCTCCCCGCCGCCCTGGAAACCCTCGACGCCCTGGGCCGGGGCGTCCCCCGCCACCGCATCGGACCCGTACTCGAAGCCCTGCTCCGGCTTCCGCGGGACGAGGCCGGGGTGGCGCTCGCGCGGCTCGTGGCCGTACTCGAAGGCGCCACCGATCCCGAGATCCGGTGGTGGGCGGGCCGGCTGGTGCGCGAGATCCTGCTCCACGCCCCCGACGCCACCGGGCACCTCCCGCTCCTGCACGCCCTCGCCGAGCACGTGACCGAGCCGCGGGCGGGGGTACAGGAGGAGGCGCAGGCGGAGCCCGGGGAGGACTTCGGCGGATGGTTCTGGAACCGGCTCCAGCTGGCCGAAGGGGACCGGTTCGAGCTGTTGCGACGGCTGACGGCCCGCGACCACCGGTACCTCGACGCCGCCGCCCGGCGGCTCGTGCGGGCGCCACGGCTCGTGCAGCCGCTGCTCTGCGGCTGGTTCGCCGATGAGCGGCGGCTGCACGGGCGGCCCGGAGCCACCGTCGCCACCGCCGCGCAGGCGCTCCTGCACACCCACCGGCAGCTCGCCGTCGACGACCTCGCCGAGGCGCTCGTCGTCGCCGCGCACCCGCGCGCCGACGAACTGCTCGCCGTGCTCGCCGAGGACGAGCCCTCCGCGCTCTGCCGGGCCGTGGACCGCTGGGCCCACGACGACCGGCCCGGCCGCCGGGTCGCGGCCGCCGCCTACGGGCTGCTCACCGCCCCGCACGTGCGCACCCCCGCCGACCGCGAGCTGCTGCGCTACTCCGCCGAGGCGCTGCTCGCCCGCCCCGACGACGCCACCCTGCACGGCAGTGCCCTCGGGATCATGCTCCGCGACCCCGGTGCGCGGGCCCGCCACCTGCCCGAAGCCCTCGCCTGTTTCCGCGACCCCGAGCGCCGTACGCGGCTGCCCGCCGCCTCGCTGGTCGCCGCGCTGCCCGTGCTGCCCGACCCGGACGCGGTGTTCGCGGCCCTGCGGGACCGGGCCGACGGGGAGGTGGTGCGCGCGCTGGCCGCGCTGACGACGCCAGGCCTGGCGCGCCGCGCGGGTGACCTCGTACGGGAGCACCTGTCCCGGAACCCGCAGGACGCCGCGCACGCCGCCGAGTTCGTGGACCGGCGGCTCGAACAGGGCCTGGCCGCCGCCCCCGTGCTCCGCCCGCTCGTACTGGAGCTGCTGCGCACCGGCCCGCCCGGGGTACGGGCCGCGCTGGCCTCCGTACTGGCCGCGCCGGGCACGGAGGCCTCGCACACGCTCCGGGGCGAGCTGGCCGACGTACTGCTCCGCGAGGAGTGCGATCCGGCGGTGCTCGACGCGTTCCTGGGCGCGCTGGCGGCGGGGGCCGCCGTACGCCCGCAGGGCCGTACGCGGGAACTGCTGCGCCGCACCGGACGGCGGCTGCTGTGCACGCCCGGCGGACCGGCCGTCTTCGAGCTGCGCACGGTGGAGCTGGCGCGGGCCGAACCGGCCTTCGGAGCGCTGGCCGCCCGCTGGCTGGCCGAGGCTCCGGCCGAGGCGGCGGCGCTGCTCGGTCCGGGAGCGCGCCGGACGGTGGAGACGCTCGGTCACACCACGTCGCAGAGCACCTCGCGGCAGGCCGACGCCGATGATGGGCCCCGGCCACCGGCATGGCAGTCTTAGACCTGCAATCGGCAACCAGGACAGGGCCTACACGGTTCGGGCGAGGAGCGGTCACAGTGCAGCGCTGGCGTGGCTTGGAGGACATCCCCCAGGACTGGGGACGCAGCGTCGTCACCATCGGCTCCTACGACGGCGTGCACCGGGGTCATCAGCTGATCATCGGACGGGCCGTGGCCAAGGCGCGCGCGCTGGGCGTTCCCTCCGTCGTGGTGACCTTCAGCCCGCACCCGAGCGAGGTCGTCCGCCCCGGCAGCCACCCGCCGATCCTGGCCCCCTACGACCGGCGCGCCGAACTGATGGCCGGGCTGGGCGTGGACGCGCTGCTGATCCTGCCCTTCACGGCGGAGTTCTCGCAGCTGTCCCCGGCCGACTTCATCGTGAAGGTGCTCGTCGACAAGCTGAACGCGCGCGCCGTCATCGAGGGCCCCAACTTCCGCTTCGGCCACAAGGCCGCGGGCAACGTCGAGTTCCTGCGCGAACTGGGCGCCACCTATGACTACGAGGTCGAGGTGGTCGACCTGGTGGAGCGCGGCGAGGCGGGCGGTGGAGTGCCGTTCTCCTCCACGCTCGCCCGCAAGCTCGTCGCCCAGGGCGACATGGACGGCGCGGCCGAGATCCTGGGCCGCCCGCACCGGGTCGAGGGCGTGGTGGTGCGCGGAGCGCAGCGCGGTCGCGAGCTCGGCTACCCGACGGCGAACGTCGAGACGCAGCCGCACACCGCGATCCCGGCGGACGGGGTCTACGCGGGCTGGCTGACGGCTGACGGCGAGCGGATGCCGGCGGCGATCTCGGTGGGCACGAACCTGCAGTTCGATGCCACCGAGCGGACCGTGGAGGCGTACGCGATCGACCGGGTCGGCCTGGACCTGTACGGCCTGCACGTGACCGTCGACTTCCTCGCCTACGTGCGGGGGATGGCGAAATTCGACTCGCTGGACGGGCTGCTGGAAGCGATCGCGGACGACGTGAAGCGCTCCCGGGTGCTGACGGAGTCCTACGACGCCGAGCGCTGACGACGGGGCGCAGGCAACGCGCGAGGGCCCGTACCTCCTCCGGATCTTCCGGGGAGGGTACGGGCCCTTCGTGCTGTCGCGTGTCGGGTGTCGCGGTCCGCGTCAGCCGAGGCGGGGGTCGCGCGGCGGCTGACCGGGCTGCTGCGGCTGTCCCGGCTGGCCGGGCTGGCCGGGATGCTGCGGGGCCTGCTGGGGCCAGGGCTGGCCGGGGGTCGGGTAGGGCTGCGGCTGGGCGTACGGCTGCGGCTGCTGCGGGGGTTGGGCGTAGGGCCCGCCGGACTGGGGCTGCTGCGGTTGTCCCGGCTGGGGCTGGCCCGGCTGCTGGGCCCAGTGGTTCTGGGGCGCCTGCTGCTGCGCGCGGACGAAGTCCTCGGCGACCAGGGCGGAGAGGTTGAAGTACGCCTCGCGCGTCTTGGGCCGCAGGAGGTCGAGGTCGACCTCCGCGCCGGCCGCGAGGTGGTCGTCGAAGGGGACCACCACGACACCGCGGCAGCGGGTCTCGAAGTGCCGGACGATGTCCTCGACCTTGATCATCTTTGCGGTCTCGCGGACCCCCGAGATCACCGTGAGGGAGCGCGAGACGAGATCGGCGTACCCGTGCGCGGAGAGCCAGTCCAGGGTGGTGCTGGCGCTGCTCGCACCGTCCACGGACGGGGTCGAGATGATGATCAGCTGATCGGCCAGGTCCAGGACGCCGCGCATCGCGGAGTAGAGCAGGCCGGTGCCCGAGTCGGTGAGGATGATCGGGTACTGGCGGCCCAGCGTCTCTATGACGCGGCGGTAGTCCTCGTCGTTGAAGGTCGTCGAAACGGCCGGGTCGACGTCGTTGGCGATGATCTCCAGGCCCGAGGGGGCCTGGGAGGTGTACCGCCGGATGTCCATGTACGAGTTGAGGTACGGGATCGCCTGGACCAGGTCCCGGATCGTGGCCCCGGTCTCGCGGCGCACCCGGCGGCCGAGGGTTCCGGCGTCGGGGTTCGCGTCGATGGCCAGGATCTTGTCCTGGCGCTCGGTGGCGAGGGTGGCACCGAGGGCCGTGGTGGTCGTGGTCTTGCCGACGCCGCCCTTGAGGCTGATGACGGCGATGCGGTAGCAGGACATGACCGGGGTCCGGATCAGCTCCAGCTTGCGCTGCCGCTCCGCCTCGGCCGCCTTGCCGCCGAACCGGAACAGGCCGCCGCCGGCCGCGTGGCTGCCGCTCTTCGGCTTCTGCTTGCCGCGGAGCAGGCGGTCGGAGGACAGCTCCACGGCGGCCGTGTAGCCGAGCGGGGCGCCGCCGGAGGGCTGGGCGGAGGCGTAGCGGGGGTCGTGCCCGGCCTGGGGACCCTGCGGGCCCGGACCCTGCGGACCGGGGCCCTGCGGGCCGTGCGGCCACTGGGCGCCGGTGCGGGGGTCGGTGTACGGGGCCGCTGCCTCCGGCGGCTGCGACTGGGGCTGCGGTTGCGGCTGGTACGCGTGCGCCGGACCGGGCGCCTGGGGTGCCTGGGCCGCCTGGGGCGGCTGGGGGGCGTACGACTGCGGCTGGACGGGCTGCTGTTGAGCCGCGGGCGGGAACCCGTAGCCGTCCTGCGGCGCCTGTGCGGCATACGGCTGCTGCGGCGTGGGCGGGGGGAACCCGTACCCGGCGGGCTGCTGCTGAGCCGGGGGCGGGAACCCGTACCCGGCGGGCTGCGGAG contains these protein-coding regions:
- a CDS encoding bifunctional riboflavin kinase/FAD synthetase, which encodes MQRWRGLEDIPQDWGRSVVTIGSYDGVHRGHQLIIGRAVAKARALGVPSVVVTFSPHPSEVVRPGSHPPILAPYDRRAELMAGLGVDALLILPFTAEFSQLSPADFIVKVLVDKLNARAVIEGPNFRFGHKAAGNVEFLRELGATYDYEVEVVDLVERGEAGGGVPFSSTLARKLVAQGDMDGAAEILGRPHRVEGVVVRGAQRGRELGYPTANVETQPHTAIPADGVYAGWLTADGERMPAAISVGTNLQFDATERTVEAYAIDRVGLDLYGLHVTVDFLAYVRGMAKFDSLDGLLEAIADDVKRSRVLTESYDAER